ATGGTAATTTGTGagactaaactgtaatttttcattttattcaaGTATTAATATGTTAAGTGTTACTGTTACATctcataatttaataatttatgagaTGTAACAGTGTAGAACAATCACTATTCACTGGTCTTCTATTTACTGAGCCACAGTGAATAAATTAAACTTACCATGTTTTATGGgcaataaaattacaattgttAATAATTAATTCCGTCATTCTGTTCTGCGGACTGCCTTAGTGCCTTACACCCAGTTTTAAGCATTTATTTCTTGACTCTACAATTGCCCCAAACTCTTTTATTTCTTGACCCTACAATTGTCCCAAACTCTggttttcttttactttctttgATGTTTTCCTTCCAAAATAAAATCACTATCCGTTTCGGATAACCGGTTTTATTAGGGTAACCGGGGGTACGCGGTTTTGGAGAAAGTTATTGAAATTTAATAACCGAGGACCCCTGAGCCGATTCTCAGTTCAGAGTCCCTGATTCTCGGTTATTGGCCATTAACCGAGAACCGGTTCtgggtttacacccctaactttcgataattataaattattgagAGGAGGGGGCATTACAACAAAAGTGAGCTAAATGTTTATATTTGAGTTGGACTCCGAACATGCTTAAGGGTACCACAACTTTGATAGAAAATTGGAATGAGTAGCTTAGTGATGTTTATCTCCACCTTCAGTGTTACGCTAATGATTTCACAAACATGATAATTTGTTCGGCTACGGGGGAACATATACCTTAAATTATGAGAaaaccaatatttttttatattctgATAGAACCTAAAATCAGTAAATGGCTTTGTGGTAGCCAGTTATTAAAAATTGCCAATCGATTATCGACTTCGATGACCGGATAGCCGGTTAACCGGCTACCCCGGTTATTCAGACCGGgtactaaaattttaaaaatagatattagattttaaatttttgagcATCTTAACAGTGAAGAAAAAGAATCGCCCACGACTCGGCATTGGTCACAGTAAACGGATCGACGAGTAGATCCGGTAACGTCCTCCTCCACCATGTGGAGGGTCACGACCACCAGATTTGGACAGTCCGCAACTCGGAACAGGAGTTGCCAGGTCAGCAGGGAGGGTAGCACCAGGGCTGCTGTCAGCCTCCTCTGGTGCGGGAGGAAAACGAAAGAAGTTGTGGAAATCCTTGAAGACCTTCCTCTTCATCCTCTTCAACGGTCTGTCGTTCACAACCATCGCCACTGGCTAATTGGTGTCGGTTGAGGCAGAGCCGTAGAGGCACAGGATGAAGGGGTTGAAGGAGTAGCGATGAAGGAAGTGGGCAACGGAGGAGCCGCCGATGCCGCTGCCTATGATGCAGACCATGGGTGGGGGCGGGTCATTTGGGCCTGGGTTGGGAGGAGAGTGGCAGACGGAGGAGGAGGAAGCTAAAAATGGAGAGGCTGACTAGTTGTAGTGAGGTGCAGAGAGGCAGAGAGCTTTGAGTAGTATCTGCTAAAGCAAAGTGGAAGGAAAAGAATGCCTAACACCAGGGTAAAACTAGGGTATAAGGGTAAtttatggtgtgtttggttcgGATGTTTATTCAATATTCAAACCGGGAAATccggatccaagttgaataaTACCCGGTTGGCACTTGAATGAAGTTTGAATGAAGATTGAATGAAGTTTGAATTTCAAGGTGAGTCGATGCGTTAATTCAGAGCTGGCAGAAATCAGACTTCCTGGGGACTACAACTCGAACAGCAAAGTAGCTATAGAGGATTCAATTACCTAGAAACTAGTCTGGCAGAGTTGCAGGTAGCCTTCTTCGAGATCAACACGTTTCAGCCCTCTCCTCAGTGATGCACCAAATGCCTTCTTTTTCCATCAAGTTATAGCATACAAGGATGAGAAAGTCAAAAAGTAACTGAAACTTCTCCTATTTGTCTTAttgtgatattttttaaaattcacccatacctttttttttggtttattctgaaaaaaataaaatccattcaaaataaaatccatTCTTTGTCCCAGAGATGGAAGACAAGAAAGTTGCAGAGATGGAAGACAAGGAGTTCCTTTCATTGTTGTCGTCGACGACCGAAGAGGGGGGAGTTGCAGTCACTGCAGCATTCATCGGGTAAGACCAGGTGCACAAGAGCTGCTGTTGTACGTgtaccggggggggggggggccagtAGGAGAGGAAGGGAATTTATTGTGTGCAAACTCATAAATTTGCTGCTGTACGTGAACACATCCAAGgccttgttatttatttattttttttaatttttttctattgGGTCATCGAGAtcaaataatctcaaaaaatttgctttttcttggaagagtaATTGAAGCTTTTGTCTTATCACATGCTCAGACTCTACACGTTAGGTGTGAACTCTTGTGGGTGTAAACCGCAGCttccctcattttcttcttcctggCGAACAAGAAACCTGAGGTAGAAGATGCTGCTTGTTACTATTGCTTGAAAAGCAGCGTGTCAGGGTGCTTTTCAGGCTTCCATCACCTCCTTCTGCCTGTTGCAGCAATATTCGTTGGCAAAGAAGATTGGGGTCTTTCACCCATCAGATAGGTAGGTTATTTTTTGATTATttgcttttattctatttattataCCTGAACTAACCATTTTGGGGCTTTGTGTTGTGAGTGACGGCCTTGCACAGTGAATAGAAATTGGCTATAAGATCGTGGATCAAAAGGTAAAACCTCAAATGTCTGTAGAGAAGCCTTCTTCCTCGGATGAGCATTCTTCCTCAACTGGTTCCAACACCGAACAATACTCAACTCCTCCATTTAAGACAGTGCACGTGGACGGTCCAAGAACACGGTCTTGGAGGGTTAGTTTCAATTTcgtctttgttgttgttgattatggtttcatttttttctatgtaATTTGTACAAGAACTTTTTTGTGTTTAAGAGACTGTTATAGAGATTTattatattgttattattttttaaaataggtATTCCATTTTTAATGTTCAAATGTTGTtcctgtttgtttgtttggattTTCAAGATCATAATTTTCGTtgatctgtgtttttttttttcttctaagtataattattattattgttttttttttttttgttgcaagtataattatttttttgaatcatATCTAATGGACCGGCATGACAACTGAtctgttgtaatttttttaatggacatcctttattttttaacaaaaatatatctCATACTAGTAGAATTCTAGACCAAATAATTTCCGTGGaggtgatttttgttttagtgtGTTCTTCTCTTGGTCACATCCATCTCGTGTGTTTACAAaataattgtcaatgtccctttttctattttctcgACTTCATAACATCAAGTAGATTTTCTGAATGAATTTGTAGAAAAAGTGCAAATTGTTTTTTGATTAGGACTTAGGATAACAACAATATGCCAAATTACAATAGACTTGGTGCCAATTTGACAAtctgtccctttttttttacttaacaAAGGTTTAAAAAGTATGTGTGGACAAGTAGAAAACAgattaacccaaaaaaattaaagcaaattaATCGGAATTTAgtcaaaaacacatttttagtaCACAACACTCAAAcctttgaaaataaaatcacaacacACTctgatgtatttttttttttttaacttatcaAACCATTACCAAAAACTAATTTACTATCtaaacactgaaaaaaaaaaagaaaaaaaaatagcataatATGATCCATTGATCAATATACAAAACTAATTGTTTTTACTGACCACAACTATAGATGCTATTTATATGgctttctgtttgtttgttttttttttttttttggcaatacacaaatatatatatatatatatatatatatattttttttttttatggccaaaacattatcaaaaacaaatttttaaacaagacactcatatttgtaacaaatatgttgaaaaaaaataaatttatgtttaaaacactcttaacttcataacaaaattggcacaaattaaaaaaacaaaccacaaagtaatcaaaaatttatgaaaagcaaattaatttaaaacacactcatatctttaaaaaaaattttaaaaaaaattgaaaaaaaaaatgaaaatgagcaCAATAATACCCCctaatcaaaacattatcaaaaacaaatttataaacaagacactcatatttgtaacaaatatgttgaaaaaaaataaatttatctttaaaacactcttaacttcataacaaaattggcacaaattgaaaaaaacaaaccacaaagtaatcaaaaatttatgaaaagcaaattaatttaaaagacactcatatctttcaaaaatttaaaaattttaaaaaaataaaaaaaaaatgaaaatgggcaCAATAATACCcccaaatcaaaacattatcaaaaaaaatttataaacaagacactcatatttgtaacaaatatgttgaaaaaaaataaatttatctttaaaacactcttaacttcataacaaaattggcacaaattaaaaaaaaaaaaaaccacaaagtaataaaaaatttatgaaaagcaaattaatttaaaacacactcatatctttaaaaaaaaattgtgttcgAACCACTCTTAACTTTAAAACAAAACcggcacaaattaaaaaaactaaccaCAAATTATAACTTTGTGGTAGATTTAACATGCTCATAGCACAAATTAAATGTTGTCTTAAATTCATGCTACATTTTATACAGCCATATTCGACGAGAAGCAAGAAGCAGTGTTTTCTTCACGCGTTAAAAACATCTCATATTCGAAAGGTACCTCACAACCTGTTTCTTAATGTATGCTGTACAAATAATgcattttataacttttttactaTAGGCATATATTGGAATCTTAGattgtaattaatttaaattctatagTCAATGTCCCTCGTAAATACCAAttgtgtctataaaaaaaatatactttcaTACAATGCATCGCTGTCATTAGAGGGGATATGGAGAATGAGGTGGTAGTGTGAGGGGCTATGTACAAATATGTCAACTTCATGTGCTTTTGGTTGGATATTTTTCCTTACGTCATAACTATAGCAAATTAATGGCCCTACTTTTTCACTCCATACTATAGAAAACGAGGTGCCATGCCAAAAGGAAAGGGAATTGAGTGGACTCCTGAGGAAGCTGACATGTTGCTCGAACTTCTTCTAGAATGTGTGCATAACGGTACCATTGTCAGAGGGACCGTGACCAAAAATACATGGCTGGAACTGACCAATAAAATGAATGCGAGGGCCATTAGGGTTTTTACTCCTACCCAACTATCGACGAAGTACAACAAGTTTCGTAAAGACCACACAGACTTCTCAGGCCTGTTAAATCATGAAACCGGTTTCGGCTGGGACCCTATATTAAACACCGTCAGTGGGACCCCGACGCAATGGGAGCGTGCCAAGATGGTATGCTCTATCCCAAATTACCTCAGTGTGATCAATCTTTTATAGAAATCATGAAAAACATCTAAATGTAAACTGAGTGCCTTTTTCGGGTTTTGGTAGGTCGATGATAGAATCACACGCTTCAAGTCAAAGGGGTGCCGTAACTATGAGCAGCTGGGGATCCTTTTTGATCGGTCCACTGCAACGGGCATTCTCCGCCGATCCTCCGCACATTCCCCGCCTAACGCCGATGAGGAAGAACGTCTCATGCACCGTATGCAGACGGAGGGTATGCACGTGCATAGTGGTGGGGCTGGTCGTACGGGTCGAGCAAAAGGTTATCCGTCACAGGCATTTGTTGACCTCGACAGTCCTCATGATGATGAGGCCGGTGGACCTTCATTTGGTGGAGGTAGGCGCAGGGGGAAAGAGCCGATGGTGGAGGATACACCATCTGACCTAGCACGGGATATTGGACTGGGCGTCAATATGGGATCTACACGAAAAGGATCCTCAGGCAAAAACGCCTCCAAGCAAACGAAAAGCGCGATGGTGGCTTCGAAGCAAGCTTTGTACGACGAGTTAAGGGAGATGGCGAAGGCAAGGAAAGACATCTTGCTTCGGCGGAGTCAGTCGGATATGAGTTCCACACAACAGCACAGCACTGCCAGATCCGCACTCCCGATGGATCGTGCTCTCGACTTCCTGGACGAGTTGCAGCATGAGGTTAGTGACGAGGTTTACGTAGCTGCAACAGTTGCCCTGATGGATGAACAAATTCAAGCCGCATGGATCCGCATGACAAGAGCACGCAGATTGATCTGGCTAAAAAAGCAGAAGCCCCTTGATGATTGACAGGCAGGATAAGATTACAAATAGCTACTTGTATTTGTACTTAACTTTGAGGgtaatttatgtttgttttgtattttaggtATTAAGTATGAGACAATTATATTCGGATGCAATGTGTTCTTCTATTTTCACTTAACTTTGAGGACCAATTATGTTAGTTTAATGTAACTTCGGTATTAGTTATTGCAATGTGGTATGATTGGTGATATGTGTTTTACTGTGTGCATATGTgacaataattgaattgaatcTATGTTTACTGGTATGTTGTACAAATTATTTGAAGCTGTATTAAACTCAAATGTGTCCGTTGGTAGGATGGATGGATCTAACATCCCTTTCGACGCCATGGATGAGGATAGTGAACAGGAATTTGATGACGAAATAAATTTGATATTGGCTGTGCTAGACATATCAGATGACGATGACGATGACGATGGAAACTGCAAAATGCCGGCATGCAATTTGCCATTACGAGGGGCTATGTATATAAGGTGCATGCTGAACGGTAACCCATCGCCGTTTAAGGAAATGTTCCGCATGGAGCAACTCCAGTTTATAACGTTGTGTACTGAGTTGAGGGAGTGCCAACTCAAGAGGAGTACAAGGAACGTTGAGGTTGAGGAAAGTGTGGCTATATTTCTTGTGGTTATCGGCCACAGCCAGGGGCAGCGGGTCGCGTCAGATTGCTTTCAACATTCCACTGAGACAATAAACCGCCATATCAAGACGGTGCTTGGTGCAGTGGGTCATCTAGCGAGGATTTACATTAGAGTTCGTCACAGGACTGGGGTGGCCCCACATGTAAGCGATGATCCCAAATATTATCCTTGGTTCAAGGTGAGTTCATGTCCTTTTGTAACACAACAATGTTATATTAATGTCACCTTTCAAATACTATATAGAATGCCCCGgttttatgatttattatttttgttatttcttatattttgataggATTGTATTGGTGCGATCGATGGCACACACATAAAGGCGGAAGTCCCAGTCGAACACCAACACCTCTTTCGTGGCCGGAAAAATGATTGCACACACAACGTGATGGCAATATGCGATTTCGCTATGTTATTCACGTTCGTGTACGTTGGTTGGGAGGGAACAGCTAACGATGGTCTCGTATTTAAGGATGCTGTTACAGGTGACAACGGTTTTGAGTGGCCCACAGATGGTGTGTACCTTGTAGTCAAAATGCCTTTAAGTATACATCAGACATTTTCCTTCTGTCTGTTTCTATATTGACATTTTTATTGCATTATTTATGAAGGGCACTATTACGTGGCTGATTCAGCGTATCCATGTACGCGGGGTTTTTTGCCTCCATATAAAGGGGAGAGGTACCATCTCAACACTTATCGCAACAGGCCGTTGCCACGTGGGTACAAGGAACTATTTAACTTTAGGCACTCATCGTTGCGAATGATCATCGAGAACTGCTTCGCTAGATTGAAGAGGAGATGGCGTATATTAAATGGCATCCCTGGGTACTTATTGGTGCGTCAACCTAGCATTATATTGGCATGTTGCACGCTACACAACTTTGTCGGGGTACACAATCCGAATGATGAAATCTTCAGCGGCAATGATGCAGCAGAACCGGAAATGGACGTCGATCAGGCAGACATGAGTGAGCACCCAGATGATTATGGCAACAACGATGAGGCAGGCTCATCAAATTCAGGACATTATGACTTCTCCCAAGCAGCTTCCGTTGAAATGGCCCAATTTAGAGAAGGCATTGCACAAGCAATGTGGGATACCCGTCATGGACACTAGAATGCaggaaatttaaaaatttgcaattatATTGTACAAGTagtgaatttttgttttggatatgCATTACGTATGGTTGTGGTTTTACGCATGTGTTTGGTTAATTTCGAGTAAAATATACTCTTATGTACGATTTTGTACCcgtattaattttgttttacaagtttttttttttttttttttttttttttaatttttcttaacgCATTACCAAGTAGACATGGACGTCGAGGTGAACTGTACATGTGGTGCTGGACCCATGAGACTCCTCGTTTCAAGAACAGAAAGGAACTACATGCGGCGTTTCTACAAGTGTCCCCTAAGAAAGGTATGAACTCGTAAAAAAACGCTGGCCTCAAATTGAACCAACATTTACATGTTAATGATTTTTATGTTTAAGTGTATGTTGCAGTGGCAGTCTCATCTCGTTTTAATGTATTATTGTAGAATCATCCCGGGGGTTTCTACTGGGAAGATGAGTTGATGCAAAATTTTGCTGAACCGGTACACGAGGACCCCGCTGTGCACATACATGCGCGGGGCAACGCATCGGGCATGCCGTGGCTTGTCGGGGGCATTATGCGATGTTGTGGTATTACATGGATTTGCGTCCTTTGTTTGTTAgggttattgtttttgttggttCTCATCTTCGCCTGAAGGGGTTTGGTTTGTAATGCGGGTGgtttatcatatcatatattttgcttttattgGTATCAGTTTATTGTATAATATATGTCGGATATTCCTAGAGATCGCTACttgaacctttttttattttcagtaccGCTCATGAACGGTAATGGAGCTATGCATTTGACTGAATGCCAACCTTTCTTCATAATGTACCTatctgtttctttttcctttccatagattttttgtttgcttttagtttctttattttatgttagatATATCTTGCTCAAATTAATTTGTGGTAAATGAATATGTCGATAATAACGGTTTATGATTTTGAATTAAAGCagataagtaatttaattttaacgAGAATGAAATAGGCATTTTTCACGAGAAATGAGaaggaaataatttatattaaactcGAAAAAATATTCgttactaaataaaattaactaaaattaatcataaaattaaaacaaaaaaacgtgtttatcttagatttaataaagcaaaataaattaaaatcattagtccataaaatttaatactcaatttttaattagtatacaatgaatatttcaatcattatcaagattaaagaaaaattacagtttagtcccccaaattaccaccggTATTGTGTCTAGCCCCAAAAATTGCTAACACTCCGACTTCGGTCTCTCAAAggctcaaactaccaaaacctttgaaaaaatgCCACATTGGGCGAGATATGTCCATATTACTCATGCCACAtgttgtcacgcccccgttttgggatataaggggaacgcGAACTTGAGCTATAAAACATCTCTATAATCTAAAACATGCACACAATTTTCCAGGAATAGCGCATGGCTATATTTCATTATAAGAATATATACATAGTAGTTCTTTAATTATTACATCATattttcagaaattcaaaataaatatgcacAATACAAAAGTTAGGCCGGTCTTTAttgatctattgctcttagggGTAGGGTCTATGCCATCCATAACGAAAAGACTCCGGTCTACAGTGTCATCtgaaaaaatttggggaaagaagggggtgagttcgacaactcagtaaggaaaacacaacaataatagtgtaattttcttttcaggaattctaaatagaattcaaataatttagcaagTAAAGAAACAGTAAATTGACATACAATTATATCAAATGTAAAATGGTGCATGAATTATTTATGCTACGTGTAAGTTTTAATCACCCTTGGTCCAATATCCGCTAATTAaccatgagcggcgcacgtttggCTCGTCTCGAAAGACGACTATGAgcccatcctgtcgtcacaggggagagccgtaccgggttgggaacttccctaggtgaaggcctcCCCGGCCGGTAGCCCACACTTTAGTCCTTCCGTgtggttgccatgctacccacATAACACATAGCACATAACACGTAACACATATATGATCCGGATCGTCTATGACATGGTACCACGGGGGTAAAACTGTGTGCATATAAAACATGTACTATGAAATCATTaacctttgctcatatggtgcacatataacacatatactatgatatcatcaacctttgctcatatggtgcacatgtaacacatatactatgatatcatcatctatactcatatggtgcacatgtatcaaatataaacCAAGTATAATCACATGAGATTTCAATCACATCATATAACAAGAGCATATTTATAATggtaatataaaaagacaagtaatattaaaagagttgaaagagtttagaaaattcccgactttttcttttgaaagagtTTTACTAAAACTTTGCCGGGGTTTTGAGATAGTGTTTCCCTTACCTGGTATTTTCTCAGCAGTATTTTTGCTACCTTCTCCtaaataaattacaataaaaagtttagagaaatattatgagatttaaaacctaaaactgaAACTAAGGTATCTTCtccttattatttcttttctttcgtcaattaattaaacacataataacggcattaatatcaataacgcctaaaatattttaaaatattagggcGGCGTAAaaacgcttttgtaaaataataactttttactTAGGCATTACAACAACatgttttataaatcttttgcgCTACTTGAAAAGCCAgttttaaaacacaacttaaaatattagtacttattaaaactcataaaatcacaagCTTTAAAACAAAGCTttatttaattctaaaaaaaatccttttttctttattctatctttttcttttcctttttctaccTTCCTTTGTCCTTTTCTATAGACTactttttgttccttttctaTATATACAATCACCGAGAACACAACTCTtccttttattcattttcttttattctttttggcttcttttctttctgtGTGCTTGACCGAGAGACCCCTTGGAGACTTCTAGATcccttctttttgtttgtctcttttcttttactttttctccttccttttgtttcctttttattGTTTCACTTGTTTTCTTACACCTACACGCACGCACACACCCAACAGAAAACTAGAGGAAGAGGGACTTACAATGAGATATTGTTGCtattctcttcctcttttcttattGTGTTTTCTgcaaccagagagagagaggggcaaaAACTGAGAGAATTTCCTATCTTGCTTGGCCGAAACTGAGGAAGAAAGGGAAGAGAATCAAAAGAAAGTTTAAGGTGTTTTGAGTGAGAATTCTTCTGTTGGGAATTAAGAGAAGCCGAAGGTGAGCAAGAGAGAGTTTAAGAGGAAGATTTCTACTTTTCAATGCTGCTGGCCGAATGAGAAAAACagaaagagagaaggagagtTTCTGCATAGAGAAACTGGGAACGAAGAAGAGAAGATGCTGTGCGTGAATCAAAGGGGAAGCACCTTCTTTTACAATGAATTGGATGGCTTGGATCAATTTGGAGAAATGTGATCAAGGGCTGGAAATCATAGACGTGTGTAGCAAGTTGAGAGTCATGTGGGTGACGTAATGCATGACGTACGTGCTGAGGAGAAACACAGCATCTGGACGCCTTTCATCAATCAAACGGTAGTTTGCTTAACTCCATGTCTGCTGTTACTTACGTGAAGGATGGGCTGGGACTGGGTTGCAACGTGGGCTGGACATGATTGTTTAAATCATGTGGGCTGGATCCACATGGGTTGGGCTGGTTTCATGTAGGAATAGAATGGGCCCTCAATTATACATTAATTTCGTCCAAAACAGATGCAGCAGTTTTCGCAGGTGTTTTCGTACCCTTAACGAagtctaaaaattataaaattcggaGGGTAGTTAGAGGATTTTGAGACGAgcgttttgacttttgaatcgaccaaaacggagttcatTTGACCACATTTTCgtaatttcaaagtttaaggtccgtttaaaTCTTTATTGAACTATAACTAAAACAATAAAGGTAAATGTtccttagtaaataaatatttatattcatatttaaaaatacggggtattacacatgtcattatagattttttttaaaaaaaaaattgaaaaaaataactaaaatccaaaagcaaatatatatatatatatatatttcaaagaaaaataggaaaatgggggtggctcgtaggccacccccctcccaaaGGATGGCTGCCacctatattttcttcttctttttttctctttttttttttttttttaattattattaaaaaaaaagaataaaaatgaaaatgaaaatataattatactttttttagtttttagttttaatttttaatttttttgtaatttttttattattagttttattattttttaccataccaatcattatgcacaacttttcatacaaaccaatcatctttaatcatttcatactattaaaaaactttttttttttttcaatttttaaaaattaacacttattttcataacaccaatcattatacacaacttttcatataatccaatcatttctaaccactttctaccattataaaacactttttttcaatcttccaaattcaacacccaaacacatattcgaaaaaaatctgaattatattcaacatccaaaca
Above is a genomic segment from Alnus glutinosa chromosome 12, dhAlnGlut1.1, whole genome shotgun sequence containing:
- the LOC133852673 gene encoding protein ALP1-like — encoded protein: MDEDSEQEFDDEINLILAVLDISDDDDDDDGNCKMPACNLPLRGAMYIRCMLNGNPSPFKEMFRMEQLQFITLCTELRECQLKRSTRNVEVEESVAIFLVVIGHSQGQRVASDCFQHSTETINRHIKTVLGAVGHLARIYIRVRHRTGVAPHVSDDPKYYPWFKDCIGAIDGTHIKAEVPVEHQHLFRGRKNDCTHNVMAICDFAMLFTFVYVGWEGTANDGLVFKDAVTGDNGFEWPTDGHYYVADSAYPCTRGFLPPYKGERYHLNTYRNRPLPRGYKELFNFRHSSLRMIIENCFARLKRRWRILNGIPGYLLVRQPSIILACCTLHNFVGVHNPNDEIFSGNDAAEPEMDVDQADMSEHPDDYGNNDEAGSSNSGHYDFSQAASVEMAQFREGIAQAMWDTRHGH